In Mongoliitalea daihaiensis, one DNA window encodes the following:
- a CDS encoding IS4 family transposase → MLREKFHSFFNPKTINSIASETRFCIRKSKLDGFGFLLSLMFSYQRGKFFSLLDMASFLFEQFGINITKQSLHDRFTAQAVSFLKRCLDILLFQKIRYQGNRELLTSHFKRIRIKDSTKFSLPDPFSEKYKGYGGALSQSSSMISIQYEYDFISGQSMDLRLTSGVLNDQSDSAEFTHDICEKDLFLRDLGYSTLKFMTKVHSAGAYFINRLGPQVNCYLDLDSEEPVDLKNHLHKLKKNHLDYIEVSVYLGKKERVPARLVLSLANEETYQKRLKKTTKQARSTGHNVSEKFKIKARLNIMVTNVPSEVLKTNEIRKVYAMRWQIELIFKTWKSLVTINEFNSKKIHRFECQLYGKLIWVILNLKIFNCLQEQMYGKYKILCSIWKYFRLIQNIQNFLIKAVKNQNQLRLLIKKLIDYAPKAIYLEKKKGKLALEHIINLLT, encoded by the coding sequence ATTTTAAGGGAAAAATTTCATAGTTTCTTTAATCCAAAAACCATTAACTCAATCGCCTCTGAAACTCGTTTCTGTATCAGGAAGTCTAAACTTGACGGTTTCGGGTTCCTGCTTAGTTTGATGTTTTCGTATCAACGGGGAAAATTTTTCAGCTTATTGGATATGGCCTCCTTTCTGTTTGAGCAGTTCGGTATCAATATTACAAAGCAATCCTTACACGATCGATTTACAGCTCAAGCAGTATCATTTTTAAAAAGATGTCTTGACATACTTTTGTTTCAAAAGATTAGATATCAGGGCAATAGAGAACTCCTTACATCCCATTTTAAAAGAATCAGGATCAAGGATTCAACCAAGTTTTCTCTCCCTGACCCTTTTTCGGAAAAATATAAGGGATATGGCGGAGCCCTTAGCCAATCATCATCAATGATAAGTATCCAATATGAATACGATTTCATTAGCGGTCAAAGTATGGATCTGAGACTGACCTCTGGGGTATTGAACGATCAGTCAGACTCAGCGGAATTTACTCATGATATATGTGAAAAAGATCTTTTTTTAAGAGATCTGGGATATTCTACCCTGAAGTTTATGACAAAGGTCCATTCTGCGGGAGCCTATTTTATCAACCGTTTGGGGCCACAGGTGAATTGCTATCTTGATTTGGATTCAGAGGAACCTGTAGACTTAAAAAATCACCTTCACAAACTCAAAAAAAATCATCTTGACTATATTGAAGTCTCTGTATACTTAGGTAAAAAGGAGCGTGTTCCTGCGCGTTTGGTTCTTTCACTTGCCAATGAAGAAACCTATCAAAAAAGACTAAAAAAAACAACCAAACAAGCAAGGTCAACAGGACATAATGTTTCTGAAAAGTTTAAAATCAAGGCCAGACTCAATATTATGGTTACCAATGTTCCGTCTGAGGTACTAAAAACCAATGAAATAAGAAAAGTTTACGCTATGAGATGGCAAATAGAACTCATTTTCAAGACTTGGAAATCTTTGGTTACGATAAATGAGTTTAACAGTAAAAAAATTCATAGGTTTGAATGTCAGCTTTACGGAAAGCTAATTTGGGTAATCCTTAATCTAAAGATATTCAACTGTTTACAAGAGCAGATGTATGGTAAATATAAGATACTATGCAGTATTTGGAAATACTTTAGACTGATACAAAACATCCAAAACTTTCTAATAAAAGCAGTTAAAAACCAAAACCAGCTCCGACTTTTGATTAAAAAATTGATCGATTATGCTCCAAAAGCAATTTATCTTGAAAAAAAGAAAGGAAAATTGGCTCTTGAACATATAATTAACCTCTTAACCTGA
- a CDS encoding GxxExxY protein encodes MEFNALSIEEERIGKCIVNASYIIHKSIGPGLLEKIYEVCLAHELRKAGLNVKRQVTIPIQYDGIQFDDGLRLDLLVEDKVVIEIKSVEQVNPVWEAQIISHLKLTGLSLGYLINFNVPLIKKGIRRFRN; translated from the coding sequence ATGGAATTTAATGCGCTCAGTATTGAAGAAGAAAGGATAGGAAAGTGTATTGTAAATGCTTCCTATATCATCCATAAAAGTATTGGGCCCGGACTTTTAGAAAAAATCTATGAAGTTTGTTTGGCGCATGAACTGAGGAAAGCAGGTTTGAATGTGAAAAGACAAGTTACTATTCCTATTCAGTATGATGGAATACAATTTGATGACGGTCTGAGGTTAGATTTATTGGTCGAAGATAAAGTTGTTATTGAGATAAAATCAGTAGAACAAGTAAATCCTGTTTGGGAAGCTCAGATTATCAGTCATTTGAAATTGACAGGTTTATCCCTTGGTTATTTGATAAACTTTAATGTACCATTGATAAAGAAAGGAATAAGGAGGTTTCGTAATTAA
- the hutH gene encoding histidine ammonia-lyase, with protein sequence MNTFLYAQQHLTASIALGIANGDIKGILSPETREKVKASATAVEKIVANGQPVYGINTGFGPLCTTLISPDQTRKLQENLLKSHAVGVGEPIPVEISKLMLILKLHALAKGFSGIQEQTLDRILWHIENNIIPVVPKQGSVGASGDLAPLSHLFLPLIGLGKVHVGGKIRSAAEVLQEHQLSPIHLGPKEGLALINGTQFIAAFGVKVLERFYNILAHADITGAMMLEGLLGSIKPFSTELHQLRPYAGNQHVAQSILNLLHESEIVHSHATCARVQDPYSLRCMPQVHGASRNAWLHLKHMLETEINSVTDNPVVFDETHTISGGNFHGQPIAMPLDYACLAASEIGNISDRRIYLSLEGDTPGVPKLLLKETGLNSGFMIPQYTTAALASENKGLCFPSSADSIPTSLGQEDHVSMGSIGARKALQVIENVEKILGVELFCAAQAVDFHAPLKSGKIMTALYEHVRTKIKHVTEDQLMYEDMETAISIIQSGELLTLARELADKEGLALETQWSEDFDRF encoded by the coding sequence ATGAACACCTTCCTATACGCTCAACAACACCTCACCGCCTCCATCGCCCTCGGCATCGCCAATGGGGATATAAAAGGCATCCTCAGCCCTGAAACACGGGAAAAAGTAAAAGCCAGTGCTACTGCGGTCGAAAAAATCGTAGCCAATGGCCAGCCGGTCTATGGCATCAATACAGGCTTTGGGCCATTGTGCACTACGCTGATCTCTCCCGATCAGACCCGTAAACTCCAGGAAAACCTGCTCAAAAGCCATGCAGTAGGTGTAGGCGAACCTATTCCTGTGGAGATTTCCAAACTGATGCTGATCCTGAAGCTTCATGCCCTAGCCAAGGGCTTCTCTGGGATACAAGAACAAACTTTGGATAGGATACTTTGGCATATTGAAAATAATATCATTCCTGTAGTGCCCAAACAAGGTTCGGTAGGCGCATCGGGTGACCTTGCTCCCCTCTCCCACTTATTTTTACCGCTGATCGGATTGGGAAAGGTGCATGTAGGTGGAAAAATACGCTCGGCAGCCGAAGTCCTCCAAGAGCATCAGCTGTCCCCTATCCACCTTGGACCCAAAGAGGGCTTGGCCCTGATCAATGGTACACAATTTATCGCCGCTTTTGGTGTGAAAGTGTTGGAACGGTTTTACAATATCCTCGCCCATGCAGACATTACAGGAGCCATGATGCTGGAAGGGCTATTGGGCTCTATCAAGCCATTTTCTACCGAACTCCATCAACTTCGACCGTATGCAGGCAATCAACATGTAGCCCAGAGCATCCTCAACCTCTTACATGAATCTGAGATTGTGCATTCCCATGCGACATGTGCCCGGGTGCAGGATCCATATTCCTTGCGTTGCATGCCTCAAGTCCATGGAGCCTCCCGCAATGCATGGCTGCATTTGAAGCACATGCTGGAAACCGAAATCAACTCTGTAACCGACAACCCGGTAGTCTTTGATGAAACCCATACCATCAGCGGGGGCAACTTCCACGGTCAACCCATTGCCATGCCTTTGGATTATGCTTGTTTGGCCGCATCTGAAATCGGCAATATCTCCGACCGTAGGATTTACCTTTCCTTGGAAGGTGACACGCCTGGAGTACCCAAATTGCTTCTCAAAGAAACCGGCCTGAACTCAGGCTTTATGATCCCCCAATATACCACCGCTGCTTTAGCGAGTGAAAATAAAGGCCTTTGCTTCCCTTCATCCGCCGACAGTATTCCTACCTCCCTGGGTCAGGAAGACCATGTGAGTATGGGAAGTATAGGAGCCAGAAAAGCCTTGCAGGTGATTGAAAACGTAGAGAAAATCCTTGGGGTAGAACTCTTCTGTGCAGCACAAGCAGTGGACTTTCATGCCCCCTTGAAATCAGGAAAGATCATGACAGCTCTTTATGAACATGTGCGAACAAAAATCAAGCATGTCACCGAAGATCAACTCATGTATGAAGACATGGAAACTGCTATCTCTATCATTCAGAGCGGAGAATTACTTACCTTGGCAAGAGAACTAGCTGACAAGGAAGGGTTGGCTTTGGAGACGCAATGGTCAGAGGATTTTGATAGATTTTAG
- a CDS encoding 6-bladed beta-propeller produces MKSEKSFLSILFLFPLLFSCLSESKENHSNTIFLDFDKSSPGKASEIFSEAHYIFLEEDLSLPLVRPYKIGYYGPLKNGSILSVSHGLGDPHWFIFDGDLNVEKQFRLRDIENDLDSWNLNLPIAWSMEDFVIMKINSNEFYNRIVKVKESGKSIEGNLEEFWIKHQEELLDDRLVLVFLKVR; encoded by the coding sequence ATGAAAAGTGAAAAAAGTTTTCTTTCTATACTTTTCCTTTTTCCGTTGCTTTTTAGTTGTCTTTCGGAGTCAAAAGAAAATCATTCCAATACAATTTTTCTTGATTTTGACAAAAGCTCTCCAGGGAAGGCCTCTGAGATTTTTTCTGAGGCTCATTATATATTTTTAGAAGAAGACCTATCGCTTCCGCTTGTTCGACCTTACAAAATTGGATATTATGGCCCATTGAAAAATGGGTCTATTTTATCTGTATCTCATGGACTTGGAGATCCGCATTGGTTTATTTTTGATGGGGATTTGAATGTTGAAAAACAATTTAGATTACGGGATATTGAGAATGACTTGGATAGTTGGAATTTGAACCTCCCAATTGCTTGGTCTATGGAGGATTTTGTAATAATGAAAATCAATTCCAACGAATTTTATAACCGTATAGTGAAAGTCAAAGAATCTGGAAAATCAATCGAAGGGAATTTGGAGGAATTTTGGATTAAACACCAAGAGGAATTGTTGGACGATAGGCTAGTTTTGGTGTTTTTGAAAGTAAGATAG
- a CDS encoding 6-bladed beta-propeller yields MKDFFKVMGLLLFVYCCNPKSRYTEYLMVHENGKIEEIDVSLKGEISSLISIKELFEDISYISLKTPDSLQLTYAAKIIEFQDKLIVLDGKKKILLAFELDGNFIGQVGNKGEGPEEYQSITDFDFDMYRNEIVAFSRADMSIFWFDKDLKFIEKKRINSWGNLLAILESGNIAIYSYMDNNNDPYNIRIYDRAGILVSKAMPYPQENGGFTVPDYSGFIRNNYYTYPYSSRVYKIDEENLNEYPLFEFKFPNMRDEKKKFDHSEFFLKPFSDEILGKFEFGKSNKEAIFKYSFKSGANNGFTTGILLSSGEAFGHQQLKHGAVGKDDIFVKLFFVSPYNLPNYSTVSGYYYVARDIESVAFFYDEIKNELKELVKSDPHLYDLLIGLEDIESPFIMRFKLIDRYEK; encoded by the coding sequence ATGAAAGATTTCTTTAAGGTAATGGGCTTGCTCCTTTTCGTCTACTGTTGTAATCCAAAAAGCAGGTATACTGAATATTTAATGGTGCATGAAAATGGTAAAATTGAAGAAATAGATGTGAGCTTGAAGGGGGAAATTTCCTCCTTGATTTCTATTAAAGAGTTGTTTGAAGATATCTCTTATATAAGCCTCAAAACACCGGATTCATTACAATTAACTTATGCTGCAAAGATTATTGAATTTCAGGATAAACTTATTGTTTTAGATGGCAAAAAAAAGATACTGCTTGCTTTTGAATTAGATGGAAATTTCATTGGTCAAGTAGGAAATAAAGGAGAGGGGCCGGAGGAGTACCAGAGTATAACCGACTTTGATTTTGATATGTACAGGAATGAGATTGTAGCATTTTCTCGAGCCGACATGTCAATTTTTTGGTTTGATAAAGACCTTAAGTTTATAGAGAAAAAAAGAATAAATTCTTGGGGCAATCTTTTGGCAATTTTGGAATCTGGTAATATCGCTATCTATTCGTATATGGATAATAATAACGATCCTTATAATATAAGGATTTATGATAGAGCTGGAATATTGGTTAGTAAAGCAATGCCATATCCTCAAGAAAATGGGGGGTTCACAGTACCGGATTATTCTGGATTTATTAGAAATAATTATTACACATATCCATACTCTTCAAGGGTTTATAAAATTGATGAAGAAAATTTAAATGAATACCCACTGTTCGAATTTAAATTTCCTAACATGAGAGATGAAAAAAAGAAATTTGATCATTCAGAATTTTTTCTAAAGCCTTTTTCAGATGAGATCTTAGGGAAATTTGAATTTGGAAAATCTAACAAGGAAGCAATATTTAAATACAGTTTTAAAAGTGGCGCTAACAATGGGTTTACAACTGGTATTTTATTATCAAGCGGTGAAGCTTTCGGTCACCAACAATTAAAGCATGGGGCAGTCGGAAAAGATGATATATTTGTCAAGCTTTTTTTTGTTAGTCCCTATAATCTTCCAAACTACAGCACTGTATCTGGGTATTATTACGTGGCGAGGGATATTGAATCTGTTGCCTTCTTTTATGATGAAATTAAAAATGAGTTAAAGGAATTAGTCAAATCAGATCCACACCTATATGATTTACTGATCGGTTTAGAAGACATTGAAAGTCCATTCATTATGAGATTTAAGCTTATTGATAGATATGAAAAGTGA
- a CDS encoding BF3164 family lipoprotein encodes MTQLKYFLVLFGALMLSSLNTISAQEILKISKKDFPEKLTIKSQKILTDDFNHHHRIHVFDTLILTQVNSGKHHYHVFHKEKLTYLGPIGVRGDGPDQWEIPATTAGQFEKKSNGIKLWYFDYLRGSFNQMNLTKTLQQNSAYPITERKLRVNAKVFPYSKGFMGSNNRLYVNCFIYEQDRSRIKYYDLETKKIVKSPLFPKVKNLNLLPVETIHSLYGGPFEKHPTKNQFIQAGFIINRIDVFDENLKLLLSIVDGDNWKDDYFDAKNIDPASSWIDPILDGYNGLALGEKVIFALEAKKNVGTDKFKENESFIRVFDWQGKPLAYLEIAHDLSTIAFDEGKGMLYATDYSHELVLRFDLSNELKRWVK; translated from the coding sequence ATGACTCAGTTAAAATATTTCTTAGTTTTATTCGGAGCGTTGATGCTTTCATCATTAAACACTATATCAGCACAGGAGATTTTGAAAATTTCCAAAAAAGACTTTCCTGAAAAGCTGACAATAAAAAGTCAGAAAATCCTTACGGATGATTTCAATCATCATCATAGAATCCATGTTTTCGACACCTTAATTCTTACCCAAGTAAATAGCGGGAAACATCATTACCATGTTTTTCATAAGGAAAAGTTAACCTATTTAGGGCCAATAGGAGTCAGAGGTGATGGCCCTGATCAATGGGAAATACCTGCTACTACGGCAGGGCAATTTGAAAAGAAGAGTAATGGTATTAAATTATGGTATTTTGATTATTTAAGAGGTTCATTCAATCAAATGAACCTAACTAAAACGCTTCAACAAAATTCTGCTTATCCAATTACTGAGCGAAAGCTGCGGGTCAATGCGAAAGTATTTCCTTATTCTAAAGGGTTTATGGGTAGTAATAATCGATTATATGTTAATTGTTTTATTTATGAACAAGATAGGAGTAGGATTAAATATTACGATTTGGAAACAAAGAAAATAGTTAAGTCTCCATTGTTTCCCAAGGTTAAAAATCTTAATCTATTGCCAGTTGAAACTATTCATAGTCTGTACGGGGGGCCATTTGAAAAACATCCGACTAAAAATCAATTTATTCAAGCTGGTTTTATTATCAACAGGATAGATGTGTTTGATGAGAATCTCAAACTTTTACTTTCCATTGTTGATGGAGATAATTGGAAAGATGATTATTTTGATGCGAAAAACATTGATCCTGCCTCTAGTTGGATTGATCCAATACTTGATGGATATAACGGTTTGGCTCTTGGAGAAAAGGTGATTTTTGCTTTGGAAGCTAAAAAAAATGTTGGAACGGATAAGTTTAAGGAAAATGAAAGCTTTATACGAGTATTTGATTGGCAAGGGAAACCTTTGGCTTATTTAGAGATAGCGCATGATTTGAGCACCATTGCTTTTGATGAAGGAAAGGGAATGTTGTATGCAACAGATTACAGTCATGAATTAGTGTTGAGGTTTGATCTTTCTAATGAGCTAAAAAGATGGGTAAAGTAA